A genome region from Bacteroidota bacterium includes the following:
- a CDS encoding class I SAM-dependent methyltransferase, which translates to MSSEPIQPQIVAGFYDDYTQKQQKTGTNLRHYYLFHRLKRAGLKRHHHVLEVGCGIGTLTRLIHRYVSRGHVVAADISEKSIEMANKRFGNASRIEFLVTDMQNFTYPEKFDFIVLPDVLEHIPIEQHRHLFGVLRAHMHDDSVIFINIPHSRFIEYFKENCPEKLQIIDQALQADLIVSSVCSNDLVLLRYNSYSLFHKENDYVELIIITNNKLIKPTPISSVYIIFKKLIYRVLYLAYF; encoded by the coding sequence ATGAGCAGTGAACCGATACAACCACAGATAGTGGCAGGCTTTTATGATGACTATACGCAAAAGCAGCAGAAAACCGGAACCAACCTGCGGCATTATTATCTATTTCACCGGTTGAAAAGAGCGGGTTTAAAGAGACATCACCATGTGCTGGAAGTGGGTTGCGGAATAGGGACGCTGACAAGGCTCATACACCGATATGTTTCACGCGGGCATGTAGTGGCTGCGGATATCAGTGAAAAGAGCATAGAAATGGCCAATAAAAGGTTTGGGAATGCTTCCCGTATCGAGTTCCTGGTGACCGACATGCAAAACTTCACCTACCCTGAAAAATTTGATTTTATTGTTCTTCCGGATGTGCTAGAGCACATTCCCATTGAGCAGCACAGGCATCTTTTTGGGGTATTAAGAGCGCACATGCATGATGATTCGGTTATTTTTATCAATATACCGCATTCGAGGTTTATTGAGTATTTTAAAGAGAATTGTCCTGAAAAACTCCAGATAATTGACCAAGCTTTACAGGCAGATTTAATTGTAAGTAGCGTATGTTCAAATGATTTAGTTCTACTTAGGTATAATTCTTATTCTCTTTTTCATAAAGAAAACGATTACGTTGAATTAATAATTATTACCAATAATAAACTTATCAAACCCACACCCATTTCAAGTGTTTATATTATTTTTAAAAAACTAATTTACAGAGTACTATATTTAGCTTATTTCTAA
- a CDS encoding glycosyltransferase family 4 protein, whose protein sequence is MKRVLIITYYWPPSGGGGVQRWLKFVKYLRRYGWEPVVYAPEDPEYPEFDHSLVKEVPDGLEIIKRPIWEPFDLYKKFTGRKREERLGAGFLSERKNGSRLHNFAQWARGNFFIPDARKFWIRPSVNYLKKYLRHHPVDAVVTTGPPMSMHMIGLKLKKITGIRWLADFRDPWTNVDFYHELNLMKWADRKHHRYERTVLEAADEVTVVSNGMVTDFKKIVNRTYHVITNGFDEEDFKTEDVPLDSKFSIGHFGSLGKARNPELLWEVLSQVKSEIQDFDRDLEIKLVGNVDFQVMESIQKHGLTENLNRIGYLSHDEMIQEMKRSQVLLLVINNTPNAKLIATGKLFEYLAARRPILCIGPEDGDAARIIGKTGAGEVCGFDDQEKLKRSIRICYLNFSNKGLVIKGKGIENYARRLLAGEIAKCLNDEQ, encoded by the coding sequence TTGAAAAGAGTCCTTATCATAACTTATTACTGGCCTCCCAGCGGTGGAGGAGGGGTGCAGCGGTGGCTGAAATTCGTCAAGTACTTGCGCAGGTATGGCTGGGAGCCTGTGGTTTATGCTCCTGAAGATCCCGAGTATCCCGAATTTGATCATTCCTTGGTGAAAGAGGTTCCTGATGGACTGGAGATCATTAAAAGGCCTATCTGGGAACCGTTCGACCTGTACAAGAAATTTACGGGCAGGAAAAGGGAGGAACGACTGGGTGCCGGATTTTTGAGCGAGCGGAAAAATGGCAGCAGGTTGCATAATTTCGCTCAGTGGGCGAGGGGAAATTTCTTCATACCCGATGCTAGAAAATTCTGGATCCGACCTTCGGTAAACTATTTGAAAAAATATCTCAGGCATCATCCGGTCGATGCGGTGGTGACCACCGGTCCCCCTATGTCGATGCACATGATCGGGTTAAAATTAAAGAAAATTACAGGGATCCGCTGGCTAGCTGATTTCAGGGATCCCTGGACGAATGTGGATTTCTATCATGAATTGAACCTGATGAAATGGGCTGACAGGAAGCATCACCGGTATGAGCGTACGGTACTTGAGGCAGCTGATGAGGTGACGGTGGTCAGCAACGGCATGGTAACAGATTTTAAAAAGATTGTTAACCGCACGTATCATGTGATCACCAATGGTTTTGATGAGGAAGATTTCAAAACGGAAGATGTACCCCTTGACAGCAAATTCAGTATTGGTCATTTCGGATCGCTCGGAAAGGCACGTAACCCGGAATTGCTCTGGGAAGTGCTATCGCAAGTGAAATCTGAAATACAAGATTTTGACCGTGACCTGGAGATCAAGCTGGTGGGGAATGTGGATTTCCAGGTGATGGAATCCATTCAGAAGCATGGACTCACTGAGAATCTGAACAGGATCGGTTATCTCAGTCATGACGAGATGATTCAGGAGATGAAGCGTTCGCAGGTATTGCTTCTGGTGATCAATAACACCCCAAATGCAAAATTGATCGCCACAGGCAAGCTTTTCGAGTACCTGGCAGCCAGGCGTCCGATTCTTTGCATCGGTCCGGAGGATGGCGATGCGGCCAGGATCATTGGGAAAACGGGGGCCGGAGAGGTATGCGGATTCGATGACCAGGAAAAATTAAAAAGGTCGATCCGGATATGTTACCTGAACTTTTCTAACAAGGGATTGGTTATCAAAGGAAAAGGAATTGAAAATTATGCCAGAAGACTCTTGGCTGGTGAGATTGCCAAATGTTTGAATGATGAGCAGTGA